Proteins from one Neodiprion fabricii isolate iyNeoFabr1 chromosome 5, iyNeoFabr1.1, whole genome shotgun sequence genomic window:
- the LOC124182475 gene encoding peptide-N(4)-(N-acetyl-beta-glucosaminyl)asparagine amidase, which yields MSNVKRCFDLLKENDKKVYNEVRDVLSRLCKNVMKNPNETKYRKVRLSNPIVVDKILPAVGAMECLFEIGFVERDDHLLLPETASLSNLQELERLLSEPGQTKEPQTKPPAQKSCAAIHPTSPALAVSSSFNLQTNVAPTAQEEKFFQQIRGQFQEVLKYENTELQNKARALIPLSELQINAMEKMRLIQRGVKSTRDNKQVEDISIEDLVFVEVLAWFKEKFFNWVDSPECNKCSGKCSFQRVIPARGPGVSRIEIHRCTTCANTVEFPRYSDPALLLYTRKGRCGEWANAFALICRSLNYDTRLVWDYTDHVWVEVWSVAANRWIHADPCENVLDRPLMYEKGWGKKLSYILAFSKDEMQDVTWRYTSDQKAVLKRRKLCSESNLVSIITSLSENRRRTSCSIPRQQYLIRRSLMELVELIIYHFGNNRKDESDKDYHGRTSGSLAWRLSRQEAKIDSNSSHVWRIPSEVESIKLSYTASSDNYVLVDRSGNVLEKIEGWAKGVYEMNGGIFRKVENDWKMVYLARSPENQSGNISWNFEISDSKLEISNLSLRAIAAVFHGASIEWKIQGFYRNGQTKVVPINDSKEFKTEQLNGTFKISLSATLSGGEKDLAWQHAQLFRQSLDSTDHSIEICINTVKVI from the exons ATGAGTAATGTGAAACGTTGCTTTGATTTGTTGAAagagaatgataaaaaagttTACAATGAAGTACGTGACGTATTGTCGAGACTGTGCAAaaacgtgatgaaaaatcCGAACGAAACTAAATACCGTAAGGTTCGCTTGAGCAACCCAATCGtcgttgataaaattttaccagCGGTTGGAGCGATGGAGTGTCTCTTCGAAATTGGATTCGTCGAG CGAGACGATCACCTTCTATTACCGGAAACTGCCTCCTTGTCTAATCTACAAGAACTGGAACGCCTACTCTCAGAGCCAGGTCAAACAAAAGAACCACAAACTAAGCCGCCTGCCCAGAAATCGTGTGCAGCAATTCATCCGACTAGTCCTGCTCTTGCTGTCTCATCAAGTTTTAACCTGCAGACTAATGTCGCACCCACAGCGcaggaggaaaaatttttccagcaAATACGAGGACAATTTCAAGAAGTATTGAAGTACGAGAATACCGAGCTACAAAACAAGGCAAGAGCGCTCATACCTCTGTCGGAATTACAAATTAACGCTATGGAGAAAATGAGATTAATTCAAAG aGGAGTAAAGTCGACCAGAGACAATAAACAAGTAGAAGATATTTCGATAGAGGATTTGGTTTTTGTTGAAGTACTAGCAtggtttaaagaaaaatttttcaactggGTCGACAGTCCAGAATGTAACAAATGCTCAGGAAAATGTTCCTTCCAAAGAGTAATACCTGCCAGAGGACCAGGTGTATCAAGAATAGAGATTCACAG ATGTACCACGTGTGCCAACACCGTCGAATTTCCTCGCTACTCGGATCCAGCTTTGCTGTTATATACTAGAAAAGGACGCTGCGGTGAATGGGCAAATGCATTTGCGTTGATTTGCCGCTCACTCAACTACGACACCCGTTTAGTGTGGGATTACACGGATCATGTCTGGGTGGAG GTGTGGTCGGTGGCTGCGAATAGATGGATACATGCTGATCCATGCGAAAACGTATTGGATCGGCCATTGATGTATGAAAAAGGTTGGGGAAAAAAGTTGAGCTACATTTTAGCTTTTTCAAAGGATGAAATGCAGGACGTGACCTGGAGATACACTTCCGACCAAAAAGCTGTTCTAAAACGTAGAAAACTGTGTTCCGAATCAAATCTAGTGTCAATTATAACATCGCTATCGGAAAACCGGCGTCGTACGAGCTGTTCCATTCCACGCCAACAATATCTCATACGTCGATCTTTAATGGAACTAGTAGAACTGATAATTTACCATTTTGGTAACAACAGGAAAGACGAAAGTGACAAAGACTATCACGGAAGAACCTCCGGATCATTAGCATGGAGACTGTCTCGCCAGGAGGCAAAA ATTGATTCAAATTCATCCCATGTATGGCGTATCCCTTCAGAGGTGGAATCGATAAAGCTTAGTTATACAGCATCAAGTGACAATTATGTCTTAGTTGACAGGAGTGGAAATGTGTTGGAGAAAATTGAGGGCTGGGCAAAGGGTGTTTACGAAATGAATGGAGGAATTTTTCGCAAAGTCGAAAACGATTGGAAAATGGTATATCTGGCCCGCAGTCCAGAAAACCAAAGCGGGAATATAAGCTGGAACTTTGAAATATCTGATTCTAAATTAGAAATTTCTAACTTAAGTTTGCGAGCTATCGCTGCTGTTTTTCACGGTGCAAGCATTGAGTGGAAAATTCAAGGATTTTACAGAAATGGCCAAACAAAAGTGGTCCCTATCAATGAttcgaaagaatttaaaacaGAGCAGCTTAACGGGACTTTTAAAATCAGTTTATCGGCCACACTTAGTGGAGGTGAGAAGGACCTAGCCTGGCAACACGCCCAATTGTTCCGCCAGAGTCTAGATTCCACAGATCATTCCATAGAAATTTGTATCAATACAGTTAAAGTTATCTAA